A single Patagioenas fasciata isolate bPatFas1 chromosome 16, bPatFas1.hap1, whole genome shotgun sequence DNA region contains:
- the NPBWR2 gene encoding neuropeptides B/W receptor type 2, whose translation MGNSSVWDELNSTCSNAGNSCYLDNSMRFNLTFQEAADFYVVLPVIYSVICAVGLTGNTAVIYVILKAPKMKTVTNMFILNLAIADDLFTLVLPINIAEHLLHYWPFGEVLCKVILSIDHYNIFSSIYFLTVMSIDRYLVVLATVKSKRMPHRTYRAARIVSLCIWILVTIIVLPFIIFANVYVDDLEIKSCGLNFPKPERLWFKASRIYTLILGFAIPVSTICILYIMMLYKLRNMHLNSNAKALDKAKKKVTVMVFIVLAVCLFCWTPFHLATIVALTTDLPQTSMVIGLSYFITSLSYANSCLNPFLYAFLDDSFRKSFRKMLECRTS comes from the coding sequence ATGGGAAACAGCTCTGTTTGGGATGAGCTGAACAGCACCTGCAGCAATGCTGGCAACAGCTGCTATCTGGACAACAGCATGAGGTTCAACTTAACCTTCCAAGAGGCAGCCGATTTCTATGTCGTCCTCCCTGTCATTTACTCTGTGATCTGCGCTGTTGGGCTCACAGGCAACACTGCCGTCATCTACGTGATCCTCAAGGCCCCCAAGATGAAGACTGTGACAAACATGTTCATCCTGAACCTTGCTATAGCTGATGACTTGTTCACACTCGTCTTGCCCATTAATATTGCTGAACACCTTCTCCACTACTGGCCCTTTGGAGAAGTCCTCTGCAAGGTCATCTTGTCCATAGACCACTACAATATCTTCTCCAGCATTTATTTCCTAACAGTAATGAGCATAGACAGATATCTGGTAGTACTGGCTACAGTCAAGTCCAAGAGGATGCCACATCGTACATACAGAGCTGCCAGGATTGTCAGTTTGTGCATCTGGATTCTAGTCACCATCATAGTCCTCcctttcatcatctttgccaatGTCTATGTAGATGACCTGGAGATCAAAAGTTGTGGTCTCAATTTCCCCAAGCCTGAAAGGTTGTGGTTCAAAGCCAGCAGGATTTACACCCTCATCCTTGGCTTTGCCATTCCAGTATCCACCATCTGCATTCTCTACATCATGATGCTCTACAAGCTGAGGAACATGCACTTGAACTCTAATGCTAAAGCCTTGGACAAAGCCAAGAAGAAAGTCACTGTCATGGTCTTCATAGTCCTGGCTGTGTGTCTTTTCTGTTGGACCCCCTTCCACTTGGCCACCATTGTGGCTTTGACCACAGACTTGCCCCAGACCTCCATGGTCATTGGTCTATCCTACTTCATCACCAGCCTAAGCTATGCTAACTCATGCTTGAATCCCTTCTTGTATGCTTTCCTGGATGACAGTTTTCGGAAAAGTTTCCGGAAGATGCTGGAATGCAGAACTTCTTGA